Proteins from a genomic interval of Quercus robur chromosome 9, dhQueRobu3.1, whole genome shotgun sequence:
- the LOC126700294 gene encoding ATP-dependent DNA helicase SRS2-like protein At4g25120: MSKENADPIPNVPKITVTEEERARISRNFRAAKALLARKRPRLHHHASPSFPHKVGDTNGIQTSIKRVPLVELQPNTPSPSFVKSKVCENISSSCPGGLTLDRKELVDHSPLENDCVLDSYTTPMKQQECFDLIDSVSMTSSTLDDDFDESILEEIDALCEQKSAAKAERQVLSCDIDPGSHHDGNCNGDLSASSESVTGYESVKMEGALDSGSDLDPTTKGSDTSQTIETGNMPEEYSKYLQSLNDRQREAACNDISVPLMIVAGPGSGKTSTMVGRVLMLLNEGISPSNILAMTFTTAAASEMRDRIGAVAGKATAKELTISTFHSFSLQLCRLHAEKLGRTSEFLIYGHGQQRRAIIEAVRLLENEKSIQNHNACILGEDSNGITSLQLFKDKSKKWLKFVAQAKASGKTPEECCKMGDEIGGAILGNYNDILKSCNALDYHDLISCSVKLLTDFPEVFKESQDSWKAIVIDEFQDTSSMQYDFLQILASHNRITIVGDDDQSIFSFNGADISGFDSFRKDFPNYKEIRLNKNYRSTRCIVEAASSLIQNNKKRCQLKDVLTDNSSGSKIIIKECHNESAQCAFVVDKILETASNGSAANCSYGNIAILYRRQVSGKVFQMAFRERKIPFNVHGVAFYRKKVVKAIIAMLQTTLPACDDGPYHRVFKALLPFEKEEKKRVIDYIDKISTIRKCSFILAASDIFSAKLSGTFKRSQLTQGRKVLSTLEMISKLVNREQSISAIITSVANMVPQKYLLEQRAVIDVDGGKLLNEDNDIRSVLQYLLDDVSEFLSTKFVAVEGDAKVAAEGKGCLNALKAFIEFISERERENFRSRRHDNEKSITLTTIHQSKGLEWDVVFIVKANESEIPLLHEFNGVAKENGNSIEEERRLLYVAMTRARKKLFILYVMMDSNWQMLQPSRFLKEIPDHLREVQAEVSVKDLQTKQQHIPNRTAQFSVDVPREKELSEVDVPNDFLKTCIHEASEDLKDPLEASNGNGFLRRFNVEDRSVVSHIFHQWAKKKAFQDPKRLLDKVGFVIDERLRAKKNKHKDVLSALKSCLSCDEAFQYAEYVLRWEQIPADQRAHLMREKQEHFQKLRIENSMGSSAATSKQISYLQSLGCTVTPTSRLHASRLIEQYKSL; encoded by the exons ATGTCAAAGGAAAATGCTGATCCAATTCCAAATGTCCCTAAAATCACAGTTACAGAGGAAGAAAGAGCTCGAATTTCTCGCAACTTCCGAGCCGCTAAGGCTCTTCTTGCTCGCAAACGCCCTCGCCTCCATCACCATGCCTCCCCCAGTTTTCCTCACAA AGTTGGGGATACAAATGGAATTCAAACCAGCATCAAGAGAGTTCCTCTTGTGGAGCTACAGCCAAACACGCCATCCCCGTCTTTTGTGAAGTCAAAAGTTTGTGAAAATATAAGCAGTTCGTGTCCCGGGGGCTTAACTCTTGATCGGAAAGAATTAGTTGATCATAGTCCTTTAGAGAATGACTGCGTGTTGGATTCTTATACAACTCCTATGAAACAACAAGAATGTTTTGATTTAATTGATTCGGTTTCGATGACTAGCAGCACTCTAGATGATGATTTTGATGAGTCCATTTTGGAAGAAATCGATGCTTTGTGCGAGCAGAAATCTGCTGCAAAAGCAGAAAGGCAGGTTCTAAGTTGTGACATTGACCCAGGTAGTCATCATGATGGTAATTGTAATGGTGATCTTAGTGCTAGTTCGGAGTCTGTCACTGGGTATGAGAGTGTAAAAATGGAAGGGGCATTGGACTCCGGGAGTGATTTAGACCCTACAACAAAAGGGTCAGATACTTCTCAGACTATAGAGACTGGGAACATGCCGGAGGAGTACTCAAAATACTTGCAGTCTCTGAATGACCGGCAACGCGAAGCAGCTTGTAATGATATTTCAGTCCCTTTGATGATTGTTGCTGGTCCGGGAAGTGGAAAG ACTTCAACAATGGTTGGGCGTGTGTTAATGCTGCTTAATGAG GGAATTAGCCCGTCAAACATCCTGGCGATGACTTTCACTACAGCAGCAGCTTCTGAGATGAGAGATCGCATTGGAGCAGTGGCTGGAAAGGCAACAGCCAAGGAGCTCACAATCAGCACTTTCCATTCATTTTCCTTGCAACTGTGTCGTTTACATGCTGAGAA GTTAGGGCGCACATCAGAATTCTTAATATATGGGCATGGGCAGCAGAGAAGAGCAATCATTGAGGCTGTGCGGCTGTTAGAAAATGAGAAGAGTATACAAAATCATAATGCCTGCATACTTGGTGAAGATTCTAATGGGATAACGTCTCTGCAACTTTTTAAGGATAAGTCAAAGAAATGGCTGAAGTTTGTGGCTCAG GCTAAAGCTTCTGGAAAGACTCCTGAAGAATGCTGTAAAATGGGTGATGAAATAGGA GGTGCAATCCTTGGGAACTACAATGACATATTAAAATCTTGTAATGCTCTGGATTACCATGACTTAATCAGCTGTTCTGTAAAGCTGCTTACTGATTTTCCTGAAG TCTTCAAGGAGTCTCAGGATTCATGGAAAGCCATTGTAATAGATGAGTTTCAAGACACAAGTTCCATGCAATatgattttctgcagattctTGCTTCTCATAACCGTATAACTATTGTTGGTGATGATGATCAG TCCATATTTAGTTTCAACGGAGCTGACATTTCTGGATTTGATTCATTTCGCAAAGATTTTCCAAACTACAAAGAG ATCAGACTAAATAAAAACTATCGATCCACACGCTGTATTGTTGAGGCTGCATCTTCTcttatacaaaataataaaaagcgATGCCAGTTAAAAGATGTTCTTACTGATAATTCTTCTGGATCTAAG ATAATCATAAAAGAATGTCACAATGAGAGTGCGCAGTGTGCATTTGTTGTTGACAAGATCTTGGAAACTGCTTCTAATGGTTCTGCTGCTAACTGCTCATATGGAAACATTGCAATTCTTTACAGGAGGCAG GTATCGGGAAAAGTCTTCCAAATGGCCTTCCGTGAAAGGAAAATACCTTTCAATGTGCACGGTGTAGCATTCTATAGGAAAAAG GTAGTCAAAGCCATTATTGCCATGCTTCAAACAACATTGCCTGCTTGTGATGATGGCCCATACCATCGGGTCTTCAAGGCTTTACTTCCTTTTGagaaggaggaaaagaagagg GTAATCGACTATATCGACAAAATTTCAACTATTAGAAAATGCAGCTTTATATTAGCTGCCTCGGACATCTTTAGTGCCAAGCTTTCTGGTACCTTCAAGAG GAGTCAGCTTACCCAAGGACGCAAAGTATTGTCGACACTAGAGATGATATCAAAACTTGTAAACAGG GAACAATCAATTTCAGCTATCATAACCTCAGTGGCAAACATGGTGCCTCAG aaatacctTCTTGAGCAACGGGCAGTTATTGATGTTGATGGAGGAAAATTGCTGAATGAAGACAATGACATCAGATCT GTTCTTCAGTACTTACTGGATGACGTCTCTGAATTTTTGTCAACTAAATTTGTTGCTGTAGAAGGGGATGCTAAAGTTGCAGCAGAAGGGAAAGGTTGTCTTAATGCGCTCAAAgcttttattgaatttatatctGAGcgtgagagagaaaattttcgtTCCCGGAGACATGATAATGAAAAATCCATCACCTTGACTACCATTCATCAG TCGAAAGGCTTAGAATGGGATGTTGTTTTCATAGTTAAG GCAAATGAATCTGAAATTCCTCTGTTGCATGAATTTAATGGTGTTGCAAAGGAAAACGGGAACTCAATTGAG gAGGAAAGGCGCTTGTTATATGTTGCAATGACTCGTGCTCGGAAGAAGCTTTTCATTCTATATGTCATGATGGACTCTAATTGGCAG ATGCTTCAACCATCAAGATTTCTTAAAGAAATTCCAGATCATCTTCGAGAGGTTCAG GCTGAAGTTAGTGTAAAAGATTTGCAAACAAAGCAGCAACACATTCCAAATAGAACTGCTCAGTTTTCTGTTGATGTGCCAAGAGAAAAGGAACTTTCTGAAGTAGATGTTCCAAATGATTTCCTAAAAACTTGTATTCATGAGGCTTCTGAAGATCTGAAAGACCCATTGGAGGCTAGCAATGGAAATGGTTTTTTAAGAAG ATTCAATGTGGAGGATAGATCAGTTGTTTCCCACATATTTCATCAATGGGCCAAGAAGAAAGCGTTTCAAGATCCCAAGAGGCTGCTTGACAAG GTTGGCTTTGTAATCGATGAACGCCTTAGAGCcaagaaaaacaaacacaag gATGTTTTGAGTGCACTGAAGTCTTGCTTGAGCTGTGATGAAGCATTTCAATATGCAGAATAT GTTTTGAGATGGGAGCAAATTCCTGCTGATCAACGAGCCCATTTGATGCGGGAAAAGCAG